The following proteins are encoded in a genomic region of Oryctolagus cuniculus chromosome 6, mOryCun1.1, whole genome shotgun sequence:
- the UQCRQ gene encoding cytochrome b-c1 complex subunit 8 isoform X1, with product MGREFGNLTRVRHVISYSLSPFEQRAFPHFFSKGIPNLLRRTRESVLRVVPPFVVFYLVYTWGNEEFEKSKRKNPAAYEHDK from the exons ATGGGCCGCGAGTTTGGGAACCTGACGCGGGTGCGGCATGTGATCAGCTACAGCTTGTCGCCCTTCGAGCAGCGCGCCTTCCCGCACTTCTTCAGCAAGGGCATCCCCAACCTGCTGCGCCGCACCCGGGAGTCCGTGCTTCGCGTGGTGCCCC CATTTGTCGTGTTTTACCTTGTCTACACCTGGGGGAACGAGGAGTTTGAGAAATCCAAGAGGAAGAATCCCGCCGCCTACGAACATGACAAGTGA
- the GDF9 gene encoding growth/differentiation factor 9 precursor (The RefSeq protein has 5 substitutions compared to this genomic sequence), whose translation MALPSKFLLWFCCLACMCFSASFGSQPPRAEAWVATNAALESEVEPGSSLWPADGRDRPGLLPPLFKVLSDGRGEAPRLQPDSRALQYMKKLYKAYATKEGIPKANRNHLYNTVRLFTPWVQQKQAPGRQETGVLPPADLLFNLDRVTAVEHLIKSVLLYTLDSSVSVSSAVQCVCSLVMKETGTSSQTQPSTPRPLTLQSRFEFRKKHKWAEIDVTPLLEPLVASSESHVHLSGNCTCVKDQQQRPAAQEGPLNLTVLASPSLILYLNDTSAQAYHGWYSLPYRRRPSRGLRQQSRPAPGAGEEAAQVGRSSRRQRGQDAVGSQLKQPLVPAALNLSEYFKQFVFPQDECELHDFRLSFSQLKWDNWIVAPHRYNPRYCKGDCPRAVGHRYGSPVHTVVQNIIYEKLDSSVPRPSCVPARYSPLSVLTIEPGGSIAYKEYEDMIATKCTCR comes from the exons ATGGCGCTTCCCAGCAAATTCCTTCTGTGGTTTTGCTGTCTTGCCTGCATGTGTTTTTCAGCTAGCTTTGGttcccagcctcccagggcagAAGCTTGGGTTGCCGCCAATGCTGCGTTGGAGTCTGAGGTTGAGCCTGGGTCCTCGTTGTGGCCTGCAGATGGGAGAGACCGACCtggcctccttccccctctcttcaAAGTTCTGTCTGATGGGCGAGGTGAGGCCCCTAGGCTGCAGCCAGACTCGAGAGCGTTGCAGTACATGAAGAAGCTTTATAAAGCTTACGCTACCAAGGAGGGGATTCCTAAAGCCAACAGAAATCACCTCTACAACACAGTTCGACTCTTCACACCCTGGGTCCAGCAGAAGCAGGCTCCAGGACGCCCGGAAACAG GAGTCCTGCCGCCCGCGGACCTGCTGTTTAACCTGGATCGCGTTACTGCCGTGGAACACCTGATCAAGTCGGTCCTGCTCTACACTCTCGACAGCTCCGTCTCTGTCTCCAGTgctgtgcagtgtgtgtgcagcCTGGTGACGAAGGAAACGGGGACTTCCAGCGAGACGCAGCCATCGACTCCACGCCCACTCACCTTGCAGTCACGGTTTGAATTCAGGAAGAAACACAAGTGGGCTGAGATTGACGTGACCCCACTCCTTGAGCCTCTCGTGGCCTCCAGTGAGAGCCACGTCCACCTGTCTGGAAACTGCACTTGCCTGAAAGACCAGCAGCAGCGTCCCGCTGCACAGGAGGGCCCCTTGAACCTAACTGTGCTAGCGTCCCCCTCCCTCATCTTGTATTTGAATGACACCAGTGCGCAGGCCTATCACGGGTGGTATTCCCTACCCTACAGGAGGAGGCCTTCACGGGGTCTCCGGCAGCAAAGTCGGCCTGCCCCTGGGGCAGGAGAAGAGGCTGCGCAGGTGGGCAGATCGTCCAGGCGTCAGAGAGGTCAGGACGCTGTCGGCTCTCAACTGAAGCAGCCCCTGGTTCCAGCTGCTTTAAATCTGAGTGaatacttcaaacagtttgtCTTTCCCCAGGATGAGTGTGAGCTCCATGACTTTCGCCTTAGCTTCAGTCAGCTGAAATGGGACAACTGGATCGTGGCGCCACACAGGTACAACCCTCGATACTGCAAGGGGGACTGTCCCAGGGCCGTCGGGCACCGGTATGGCTCTCCGGTTCACACCGTGGTGCAGAACATCATCTACGAGAAGCTCGACTCCTCGGTGCCGAGGCCGTCGTGTGTACCTGCCAGATACAGCCCCCTGAGCGTTTTGACCATTGAGCCCGGTGGCTCCATTGCCTACAAAGAGTATGAAGATATGATAGCTACAAAGTGCACCTGTCGTTAG
- the GDF9 gene encoding growth/differentiation factor 9 isoform X2, protein MPAGIALVLSDGRGEAPRLQPDSRALQYMKKLYKAYATKEGIPKANRNHLYNTVRLFTPWVQQKQAPGRPETGVLPPADLLFNLDRVTAVEHLIKSVLLYTLDSSVSVSSAVQCVCSLVTKETGTSSETQPSTPRPLTLQSRFEFRKKHKWAEIDVTPLLEPLVASSESHVHLSGNCTCLKDQQQRPAAQEGPLNLTVLASPSLILYLNDTSAQAYHGWYSLPYRRRPSRGLRQQSRPAPGAGEEAAQVGRSSRRQRGQDAVGSQLKQPLVPAALNLSEYFKQFVFPQDECELHDFRLSFSQLKWDNWIVAPHRYNPRYCKGDCPRAVGHRYGSPVHTVVQNIIYEKLDSSVPRPSCVPARYSPLSVLTIEPGGSIAYKEYEDMIATKCTCR, encoded by the exons ATGCCAGCGGGCATCGCACTCG TTCTGTCTGATGGGCGAGGTGAGGCCCCTAGGCTGCAGCCAGACTCGAGAGCGTTGCAGTACATGAAGAAGCTTTATAAAGCTTACGCTACCAAGGAGGGGATTCCTAAAGCCAACAGAAATCACCTCTACAACACAGTTCGACTCTTCACACCCTGGGTCCAGCAGAAGCAGGCTCCAGGACGCCCGGAAACAG GAGTCCTGCCGCCCGCGGACCTGCTGTTTAACCTGGATCGCGTTACTGCCGTGGAACACCTGATCAAGTCGGTCCTGCTCTACACTCTCGACAGCTCCGTCTCTGTCTCCAGTgctgtgcagtgtgtgtgcagcCTGGTGACGAAGGAAACGGGGACTTCCAGCGAGACGCAGCCATCGACTCCACGCCCACTCACCTTGCAGTCACGGTTTGAATTCAGGAAGAAACACAAGTGGGCTGAGATTGACGTGACCCCACTCCTTGAGCCTCTCGTGGCCTCCAGTGAGAGCCACGTCCACCTGTCTGGAAACTGCACTTGCCTGAAAGACCAGCAGCAGCGTCCCGCTGCACAGGAGGGCCCCTTGAACCTAACTGTGCTAGCGTCCCCCTCCCTCATCTTGTATTTGAATGACACCAGTGCGCAGGCCTATCACGGGTGGTATTCCCTACCCTACAGGAGGAGGCCTTCACGGGGTCTCCGGCAGCAAAGTCGGCCTGCCCCTGGGGCAGGAGAAGAGGCTGCGCAGGTGGGCAGATCGTCCAGGCGTCAGAGAGGTCAGGACGCTGTCGGCTCTCAACTGAAGCAGCCCCTGGTTCCAGCTGCTTTAAATCTGAGTGaatacttcaaacagtttgtCTTTCCCCAGGATGAGTGTGAGCTCCATGACTTTCGCCTTAGCTTCAGTCAGCTGAAATGGGACAACTGGATCGTGGCGCCACACAGGTACAACCCTCGATACTGCAAGGGGGACTGTCCCAGGGCCGTCGGGCACCGGTATGGCTCTCCGGTTCACACCGTGGTGCAGAACATCATCTACGAGAAGCTCGACTCCTCGGTGCCGAGGCCGTCGTGTGTACCTGCCAGATACAGCCCCCTGAGCGTTTTGACCATTGAGCCCGGTGGCTCCATTGCCTACAAAGAGTATGAAGATATGATAGCTACAAAGTGCACCTGTCGTTAG
- the LEAP2 gene encoding liver-expressed antimicrobial peptide 2 precursor, with product MWHLKLFAVLMICLLLLGQVDGSPVPELSSAKRRPRRMTPFWRGVSLRPIGASCRDNAECVTRLCRKRRCSLSVAQE from the exons ATGTGGCACCTCAAACTCTTTGCAGTGCTCATGATCTGCCTATTGCTGTTGGGCCAG GTAGATGGCTCCCCAGTACCAGAGCTGAGCTCAGCAAAGAGGCGGCCACGGAGAATGACCCCGTTTTGGAGAGGGGTCTCCCTCAGGCCCATTGGAGCCTCGTGTCGGGACAATGCTGAGTGTGTCACAAGGCTATGCAG AAAAAGACGCTGCTCCCTGAGTGTGGCCCAGGAATGA
- the GDF9 gene encoding growth/differentiation factor 9 isoform X1, with protein MPAGIALASFGSQPPRAEAWVAANAALESEVEPGSSLWPADGRDRPGLLPPLFKVLSDGRGEAPRLQPDSRALQYMKKLYKAYATKEGIPKANRNHLYNTVRLFTPWVQQKQAPGRPETGVLPPADLLFNLDRVTAVEHLIKSVLLYTLDSSVSVSSAVQCVCSLVTKETGTSSETQPSTPRPLTLQSRFEFRKKHKWAEIDVTPLLEPLVASSESHVHLSGNCTCLKDQQQRPAAQEGPLNLTVLASPSLILYLNDTSAQAYHGWYSLPYRRRPSRGLRQQSRPAPGAGEEAAQVGRSSRRQRGQDAVGSQLKQPLVPAALNLSEYFKQFVFPQDECELHDFRLSFSQLKWDNWIVAPHRYNPRYCKGDCPRAVGHRYGSPVHTVVQNIIYEKLDSSVPRPSCVPARYSPLSVLTIEPGGSIAYKEYEDMIATKCTCR; from the exons ATGCCAGCGGGCATCGCACTCG CTAGCTTTGGttcccagcctcccagggcagAAGCTTGGGTTGCCGCCAATGCTGCGTTGGAGTCTGAGGTTGAGCCTGGGTCCTCGTTGTGGCCTGCAGATGGGAGAGACCGACCtggcctccttccccctctcttcaAAGTTCTGTCTGATGGGCGAGGTGAGGCCCCTAGGCTGCAGCCAGACTCGAGAGCGTTGCAGTACATGAAGAAGCTTTATAAAGCTTACGCTACCAAGGAGGGGATTCCTAAAGCCAACAGAAATCACCTCTACAACACAGTTCGACTCTTCACACCCTGGGTCCAGCAGAAGCAGGCTCCAGGACGCCCGGAAACAG GAGTCCTGCCGCCCGCGGACCTGCTGTTTAACCTGGATCGCGTTACTGCCGTGGAACACCTGATCAAGTCGGTCCTGCTCTACACTCTCGACAGCTCCGTCTCTGTCTCCAGTgctgtgcagtgtgtgtgcagcCTGGTGACGAAGGAAACGGGGACTTCCAGCGAGACGCAGCCATCGACTCCACGCCCACTCACCTTGCAGTCACGGTTTGAATTCAGGAAGAAACACAAGTGGGCTGAGATTGACGTGACCCCACTCCTTGAGCCTCTCGTGGCCTCCAGTGAGAGCCACGTCCACCTGTCTGGAAACTGCACTTGCCTGAAAGACCAGCAGCAGCGTCCCGCTGCACAGGAGGGCCCCTTGAACCTAACTGTGCTAGCGTCCCCCTCCCTCATCTTGTATTTGAATGACACCAGTGCGCAGGCCTATCACGGGTGGTATTCCCTACCCTACAGGAGGAGGCCTTCACGGGGTCTCCGGCAGCAAAGTCGGCCTGCCCCTGGGGCAGGAGAAGAGGCTGCGCAGGTGGGCAGATCGTCCAGGCGTCAGAGAGGTCAGGACGCTGTCGGCTCTCAACTGAAGCAGCCCCTGGTTCCAGCTGCTTTAAATCTGAGTGaatacttcaaacagtttgtCTTTCCCCAGGATGAGTGTGAGCTCCATGACTTTCGCCTTAGCTTCAGTCAGCTGAAATGGGACAACTGGATCGTGGCGCCACACAGGTACAACCCTCGATACTGCAAGGGGGACTGTCCCAGGGCCGTCGGGCACCGGTATGGCTCTCCGGTTCACACCGTGGTGCAGAACATCATCTACGAGAAGCTCGACTCCTCGGTGCCGAGGCCGTCGTGTGTACCTGCCAGATACAGCCCCCTGAGCGTTTTGACCATTGAGCCCGGTGGCTCCATTGCCTACAAAGAGTATGAAGATATGATAGCTACAAAGTGCACCTGTCGTTAG
- the GDF9 gene encoding growth/differentiation factor 9 isoform X3, whose amino-acid sequence MKKLYKAYATKEGIPKANRNHLYNTVRLFTPWVQQKQAPGRPETGVLPPADLLFNLDRVTAVEHLIKSVLLYTLDSSVSVSSAVQCVCSLVTKETGTSSETQPSTPRPLTLQSRFEFRKKHKWAEIDVTPLLEPLVASSESHVHLSGNCTCLKDQQQRPAAQEGPLNLTVLASPSLILYLNDTSAQAYHGWYSLPYRRRPSRGLRQQSRPAPGAGEEAAQVGRSSRRQRGQDAVGSQLKQPLVPAALNLSEYFKQFVFPQDECELHDFRLSFSQLKWDNWIVAPHRYNPRYCKGDCPRAVGHRYGSPVHTVVQNIIYEKLDSSVPRPSCVPARYSPLSVLTIEPGGSIAYKEYEDMIATKCTCR is encoded by the exons ATGAAGAAGCTTTATAAAGCTTACGCTACCAAGGAGGGGATTCCTAAAGCCAACAGAAATCACCTCTACAACACAGTTCGACTCTTCACACCCTGGGTCCAGCAGAAGCAGGCTCCAGGACGCCCGGAAACAG GAGTCCTGCCGCCCGCGGACCTGCTGTTTAACCTGGATCGCGTTACTGCCGTGGAACACCTGATCAAGTCGGTCCTGCTCTACACTCTCGACAGCTCCGTCTCTGTCTCCAGTgctgtgcagtgtgtgtgcagcCTGGTGACGAAGGAAACGGGGACTTCCAGCGAGACGCAGCCATCGACTCCACGCCCACTCACCTTGCAGTCACGGTTTGAATTCAGGAAGAAACACAAGTGGGCTGAGATTGACGTGACCCCACTCCTTGAGCCTCTCGTGGCCTCCAGTGAGAGCCACGTCCACCTGTCTGGAAACTGCACTTGCCTGAAAGACCAGCAGCAGCGTCCCGCTGCACAGGAGGGCCCCTTGAACCTAACTGTGCTAGCGTCCCCCTCCCTCATCTTGTATTTGAATGACACCAGTGCGCAGGCCTATCACGGGTGGTATTCCCTACCCTACAGGAGGAGGCCTTCACGGGGTCTCCGGCAGCAAAGTCGGCCTGCCCCTGGGGCAGGAGAAGAGGCTGCGCAGGTGGGCAGATCGTCCAGGCGTCAGAGAGGTCAGGACGCTGTCGGCTCTCAACTGAAGCAGCCCCTGGTTCCAGCTGCTTTAAATCTGAGTGaatacttcaaacagtttgtCTTTCCCCAGGATGAGTGTGAGCTCCATGACTTTCGCCTTAGCTTCAGTCAGCTGAAATGGGACAACTGGATCGTGGCGCCACACAGGTACAACCCTCGATACTGCAAGGGGGACTGTCCCAGGGCCGTCGGGCACCGGTATGGCTCTCCGGTTCACACCGTGGTGCAGAACATCATCTACGAGAAGCTCGACTCCTCGGTGCCGAGGCCGTCGTGTGTACCTGCCAGATACAGCCCCCTGAGCGTTTTGACCATTGAGCCCGGTGGCTCCATTGCCTACAAAGAGTATGAAGATATGATAGCTACAAAGTGCACCTGTCGTTAG